The following nucleotide sequence is from Paracrocinitomix mangrovi.
CTAAATCAAAAATTCGAGTGTTGTTTGTAGTTCTAGAAACCCAACCACCATTGTTGGCATTGAAATCTTCTGCATAAGGAAAGGCATTTATTGGGGCATTGCTAAATCTGATTTCCGTTAAATTGTCGTTTGCAGGCGTACCATCAGTTGCCAGATTAGTAGTAACTGAAATTGTGTGCGTTCCAGGCGCACTTAAATCAGCAGTTGCAGTGAAAGTATAAAAGTAAAATCCAAAAGCAGGAATTACACCCGGCATGATCTCACTGATAATTGCTCCTCCATCAATTTGCAAATCAACAGGCACATCTGTCAATGGACGGCAAGTCTTATTCTCAATAACAACAGTAATGGTTTCTGCAGGACTGTATGCACCACAAGAACCGGCATCAGACATGATGATTTCAATTGGCATAATATCGTCCGGTTCACCAGCATCAATTGCAAAATTGTCAAAAGCAAAATAGTGATATCCGGTATAGTTTGGCTCACTGTAATACGGGCGTCCGTAAACTCTAAATTTAACGCAAGGTTCACCAGATAATTGACACAACTCTTGCTCAACATGTAGCCAACTATCTTGAGGTGAAGAATAAGTATTTTGCCACCAATTGGCCGTTGTATACCACATAGGATCAGGTCCGTTGCCTAATTGTGTCCACGTTCCACCACCATCCAAACTATACTGTACTTGAAAATAATCTGAATTGTGCAATGAATGTTTGATATCCATTGACAATGTTGGATTAGTCAAATCAGTAAAATCAAAAACTGGACTTTCTACCCAAATAAAATCAGCTTGATTTGATTGAGTAGTTTGCACGTACCATGAATCCCCATTTCCTTGCGGTCCATTTAAATAAGGAACATTGCCTAAGACAAATTCCCGTCCATTATTGAGTGGAGGGTTTGTTCCGCTTGCAAACCAGTACCCATTTCCTGAGTTAAAATCTTCTGAATATGGAAAAACATCAACCAGTAAATTGGTAACATCAATTGTGGTGGACATTGTATCATTATTGAGATAGACATCACCGGCCAAACTTGTGTAGGAGACAAAATTGTAAGTACCTACCGGGGTCATATCAAAGGTGGCAGGGAAAGTGTATAAAACCGAAGATTCAGAAGCGATAGGCCCCGGAACTGTTCCAGTAAGGGTTTGCGTAATAGCGCCTGTGATTTCACAAGTTACAGGCACATTGGAAACAGGAGCACAACTGTAATTAAACACCTCAACTGTTACTACCTGATCAGATGCAAACAAGCAACCAATGTTCACTGGATCTACATAGGCCGTAATTCCAACATCCGGGCCATCAATGATTCGGATATTATCAAAGGCAAAAAGGTGATAATTTGAGTAGTTTGGGGCACTGTAATAAGGACGACCATAAACTCTAAATTTAACACAAGGTTGACCCGCTAAGACACATAAACTCTTTTGAAAAGTGGTCCATTCATCTACAGGATTTGCATAAGAATTTCTCCACCAATTTGCTGCATTGTACCAATTTGGCTCTGTACCATTCCCTAACTGTGTCCAAGTAGTTCCACCGTTTAATGAATACTCAACATGAAAATAATCTGAGTTATGTAAAGAGTGCTTTAGGTCAATAAACAATTGAGGATTTGACAAACCACTGAAATTAAAAATTGGACTTTCTACCCAAATAAAAGTCCCATTATTAGATGCCACTGTTTCAACATACCATGAATCTCCCTGACCTTGTGGACCATTGAGATATGGCAATGTTCCCAACTCAAAATTTCTACCTCCATTGTAAGGTGGTGACTGTCCGGTAGCAAACCAACCACCATCTGTTCCATTAAAATCCATATTGTATGGATAAGTATTGATTACTTGTTGCCTGGAAGTATATAAAGTATCATTAAACAGATATTCATCTCCCGGAAGAGTGGTATAAATCTCAAAATTATAGACAGCTTCAAGACTCATATCTACCGTAGCCGCAAAGGTATAGTTAGCAGTAGCGCCCGGAGCAATTGGACCGGCAAGTGTACCGGTTAAAGTCTGTGTTATCCCACCTGTAACATTGACAGTAATAGGAACATTAGAAACTGGAAAAAAACCGTGATTAGTAATCTCCACAGTCACTGTTTCGGCAGTTCCGTATGAACTTGAGCAACCCAAATAACCAGGTGTAATAAGATCTGTAGGTCCAACATCAGGGTCACTGTAAATGGTAACATCATCTATGTACCAAAACTGACCTGCCAGGCTATTATCTGTATATCTGAATCTTACTCTAACATCTGCTTGATTAGCTGCCAAACCTGAGATATCAAAGGTTGTATCTTGTGGAGCAGCTAATGAACCTCTAGTCACCTTTTCGTAATCCATAATGGTTGTCCAAACTGTACCTCCATCCGTTGAAATCTCAATGTAACCATGAGTAGATTCAACACCATACCAGTGATGCTGATAATTCATGTAAACCGCCGTTCTTCCGCTACAATCCAGGGAAGGAGTAGATAATGCTGATTCGTTTGGTGTAACTCCTGATCCTAAAGATGCATCATCAAAAACCGTGTAGAAAGTACCGCTTCCAGATCCGAAAGCGGGTGCATTTTGAAAACTCCAGGTAGCTGCTCCCTGAATAGCTGTATTTGTCCAACCGGCAGGTAAACTTCCGGCACTAAAATATTCTTGTAAAATGATATCCGCAAAGCTGTTATTAGTGAACCCTAAAAAACAGCTTGCGAATATCAATACCTTCAGAACTTTACTATATGCTAGTTTTAGACTCACGGTTACACAAATCAGCTAATATCTAATTTACAATGCTTTAATCAATTCTTAAAGTTAAGTTAGCATGTGGTAAACCAAAGTGAGTATTTGGTCAGATCACTTAAAAAGATCAAGGATTACGCCTCTTTTTCGGCGTGAAATTTCAATAGATTCATTATTTGATAATTGTAATAGATTACCTTGTAACCCAACAATATGTTTGGAGTTGACAAGATAACTTTGATGCACCCTTAAAAAACCGTGATCTGCCAACACTTCCTCGTAAAATTTGAGTGTTTTTGCCACCATAATTGGCTTCTGATTTGTGGTGATTATATGGGCATAATTTCCATCTGCTTTGCAATAGACAATTGAACCAATATCCAAATAATAAGATTCTGTTTTGGTTTTAATTACGATTTTATTGGGCGCATTTTGACCTTGATTTTCAGATAAAGATGATAACTCATAAAACTCTTTATCGTGTCGCACAAACTTAGTTGCCTTGTCTACAGCCTCAATCAATTCTTCAGGAATTAAAGGCTTTAGAAGATAATCAACTGCTGAATATTTTATTGCTTTTAGGGCATGATCACCATAAGCTGTGATGAATATTACCTTGAGATTATCGCGGACAATTTTTTTCAATAAATCAAAACCTGATCCGTCCGGAAGGTTGATGTCAAGAAACACAATATCCGGATTAAGTTGAGTGATTTTTTCAAAACCTTCTGCCACAGAACCAGCCTCCCCAACAATATCAACATCAGGGCAATAGTCTTTAATCATGGATACAATTCCAATTCTTACATTGACTTCATCTTCTACTACAACAGCAGTTTCCATGGGTTAGGCATTTTGCGAAAGATACGGCATTTTAATGGAAACTTTAGTTCCTGTATTATTGGGTTCGGCACCGTAGGATTCAAATTTTATTGAAAACTCACGTTTATATTTTTCACTAAAAAACTGGAGCTGTTCTTTTATTAATTGGGTGGAAATGGAAGATTTTTTAGGCGAATCTGCATCATATTTGGTTTTTGAATCAACATACCCCTTTCCATTATCCAGTACTTCAACAATTAAATCATCACCTACCTCTTTAAAAGAGATGATCAACTTTCCTTTATAATCCAAATTTGAAAAACCATGCTCCACGGCATTTTCAATTATTGGTTGGATGAGCATAGGAGGTATTAACGTAATTTGATCGTCTACTTCTTCATCCAAGGCGAATTCAAATTCAAATCTGTCTTCAAACCTCATCTGCTGCAGATCCAGGTAATATTTTAAGTTTTGAATTTCTTTGTCAAGTGAAATAAAATCTTTGCGTGATTGCTCTAAAATATTCCTAATTAATCGGGCGAATTTGGAAAGATAAGCACTGGCTTTTTTACCCTGATTTAAATTCATGTATCCTTGAATACTTCCCAGCACATTAAAAATAAAATGAGGTCTAATTTGTAATCTGAACATCTTATTTTCAAACTCATGAATTTTGGCTGTATTCTTTAATCTGTTTCTTAAAATAATCAAGATAAAAGTTGCTATCACTAAAGCTAGAAGTGTGAAACCAATGATAATCAGGTAACGGTTTCTATTCAAATCAAATTGCTGTTTTTGATTCTTAACTTTTAGCTCAAGAATGGTTTTCTCTTTTTGGGCATTCTCATATTTCAACTCGGCATTGGCAATATCAATTAAAAGGTCTTTTGAAACAAGGCTGTCTTTTAAGGAAGAATATTCTTTTTGATAATAAAAGGCCTTTTCAAAATCAGCTGTTTCTTGATAGAGTGAAATAAGTAACAACAATGATTCTTTTTGAAGGTATTTATCGTCAACTTCTTTTGACTTTTGATAAGCTTCATCCAGCATTTCTTCTGCCATTTCAAACTTATCTGTCTCCAAATATAGTTGGCCGATATTAGCCATCACAGCTAATTCAGATTGTAAATCCCCACTAGATTTTGCATTGCTAAGTGCAAGCTCTAAATAAGTTAGTGCTTTATTATAATCCTGCTGTTTTAAATAGCTCAATCCCAAACCACTTGAAATAAGAGCGGTGTAATAATCATTGTTGATTTTCAAGTTGATTTCATCTGCCTTTTGCAAATAGGAAATTGATTTTCGATAATCTCCTATTTCAATGTAGATGTTTCCAATATTTGCCAGTAAAAGACAGATGTCATTCTCTCTTTCAGGGAAATGAGTTGTAAAAATATCCAAGGCTAACTCAACGTATTCAACACCTTTTTGATAATCACCAATCTCAACATACAAACCTCCCATTGAATTTAAAAGTGAACCTTCTCTCTTATAAAACTCATTGTCCACTGCAATGGCAATTCCCTTTTCAAACTGATCTACTGCTGTAGTATACTCTCCCTTCGCTCTATAAAGATTACCCAAATAATTATGGGCCATTGCCTTATCTTCCAGCTGATTTTCATAGGGAGGATTTTCAGGATAATCTATTACTTCACGATAGTAAAAAATGGCAGAATCTGAGATATCTGACGCTTGATAAGAAGCTGCCAAATCAAGATATACCTTATTGATTCCGGATAAATTTTTGTTCTGTTGAAAGGTTGATAGCTCATTAAAAAGTTGAGCTCTTTTTACTAGTTCATCATTATTGGTGTCTTGCGCACGCGAAAAGTTGTACCACATCAATTGAACTATGATGAATACAACTTTTAATGCAGATTTAATATTGAGATTTAATAAAAACATCCAAACATTTCGCCTTAGCCAAATGTAGCCGATAATTTTTTAATCTTATAATTAAGCAGTTAAACCAGTTTTCTATTTCATGTATTAGAAATAAAGTCTATACTGAAAAATTGGTAAAAATCCGGTTTGATAAGTTGTTTGCCACAGTCCGGTTTGTGCATTAAACTCCTGAACAAATATGTTTCTTCTGTTAGTAATATTGGTCATATCCAAAGCCCATTCATTGGTCACTCTTTTACCTACCATTTTAAACCCTACTCTTACATTTCCTTTGATAAAATCAGGATATCTCTCTGTATTTGTCATGGTCCAATCTCTGATTTCATAACCAGCCAACATACTTTCATCTACCAAAACAGGCGTGAATCTTTTACCTCCATTGTAAGTGAATTTCCCATCAATTGTAAGGGAACTTTTAAATCTTTTTCCTTCCTTAAATCTGAATTCGTATCCTGCCAGCGCATTAAAAGTAAAATTACCATTGAAAGCCGAATTATACTCCAAACCGTTTGAAGCAACATACTTTGACTCATAAAGAGAAGAAGTAACTAAAAAGTAGAAACCTTTGTCTAGAAATTTCTCTACAGTTAACTCCACACCATAATTGGTTGCTGTTCCGTCATTATCCAGATGATCAGGTAAAGAAGTATTGAAATCAGCTCCAAAATTTACCATTGAAAAGGTAGTTGGTTCAACTGTAACCGGAACATCATATAGATATTGATAATACCCTTCCACCTTTGCCCTGATTCCGTATTTAAACCTGTGTTGATATCCTAAAACAGCATGATGACTTTTAGTGAATTTCAAATCTCTGGTTGGATAAGTGGTTTGCCCATTTACTTCTAATTGCTTGTAGTAAATTTCAATTGGTTGCATTTGACTGTGTAATCCATATCCAACAGAAATTCTGTCTTTTTTGGAAACATCCCAAGCTGCCCCGAAACGTGGTTCAAAAACCGTTTCATTTGTCAATGTCAAAGTTTGCGTATGAAATCCGGCATTAAATGTCCATTTATCTGTTGGTCTATACATGTATTGAGCATATGGCTGAATCAATACTGTATTTCCTTTATATGATCTCAATACTTCAAAGGCGTCAAATGTATTAACGTACACTGAATCATTCAAATTCAAAAGCCAAACATCAGTATGCAAGCCAACTTTAAAAGCATTTTTTGCATTGATTTTGTAGTTGTAATAAACATCTGAAGCTACTTTACCAATAAAGGAATTTGAATGATAGGTTAAAAATGGATTTTGGTAATCTGTATCCACCGTGTCATTGTTGATTTTATTGATATTCCCTTGTAAAGCAACAGAAGCATTTATGTAGGATTTGTCACCAATTCTTTGTCGGTGTGAACCTCCTACAACACCAACTTGAGAATTAAAATAGGTGTTACTATAGTCTAAGGCAAATAGGTCTGAACTATCTGCATCTTCGGCTAAAATATTAATTGAGCTTAGCCCTCCCATTCCAAAAACGGATGTCAATCCTCTTTTAGAAGGAAAATTCAGCTTAAATGAAGCATCTTGATAATTAGGTAAAGCAGTTGATCCAAAATTTATCCCCATCAATTTGAACAATGCAAGGGTTGAATATCTGTAATTAACCAAATAAGAAGCTCCAGTTTTTCTACTGATTGGTCCTTCTGCCATTAATTCTGCTCCATTAAATCCCATTTGGAACATGAACTCATGTTTTTCGTTGTTTCCTGTTCGCATCTTCAAATCAAAAACTCCGGCAATCGCATTTCCATACTCCGCAGGAAAGGCACCTGTCATAAAATCTGAATTAGCTAAAACGTTATTGTTGAGCATTGAAACCGGACCTCCTGTAGTTCCGAAACGCGCAAAGTGATTAGGATTTGGGATATCAATCCCCTCCATTCTGTACAAAACACCAGTTGGAGAGTTACCACGAATAACAATGTCATTTCTAGAATCATCAGCACCCTGAACACCTGCAAAGTTTTGAGCCATCCTTGCAACATCATTAAAAGAACCGGCAAACCTATTTGATTCTTCAATAGAAAATGGTCTGACAGAAACAGTTGCCATCTTGTTAATGTGTTCACCTTTTTCTTTATTGGCACTCACCTCAACCTTGTTCATCATCACTACTGATTCAACCATCTCCAGATTTAGAATCACTTCTTTGGATCCTACATCAATGTTGTTTAAGACTATTGGTTCATAGCCAACAAATGAAACTGCAATTTGATGACGACCAACCGGCACATCTTCAATTCTAAATTTACCATCTAGATCTGTCACTGCTCCAATAATTGGTTCTACATCTGCTACAATAACTTTAGCACCTATTATTGGCTGAAAGGTTTGTTTGTCTTTTAAGCTTCCTCTAATAGTTTGAGTAAGTTCTTGTGACCAACTGTTTGAAATTGAAAAAATAAATACGAATAAAATGAATCTGTTCATGACCAAAATTTTACTCAAATGTACGCCGAGGGTACAAAGATATTTTTTCAAAGTGGTGAATGACAAAGATTTGTGATAAAATGCAAAGAATTGTCATTCAGCAACTTAGTTTGCATCTCATCAAGAAGTCAATGAATTTGGGAGTCAAGAAGGCATTGTTTAGTAAATCTCTTCTTCTTCTGAAACAGTATCCTCAATTTTTTGATTTGATGTTTTTTGGACTTTTTGAGGGGCATTTGGTAAATCTTTACCGGCTCTTGTCCACAACAAAATTGAAACTACTAAAATGATAAAACTAAATCCATAAAGAATCATAAACAAAGGTCCTTCTGGTCCTTCATTTGCCAAATAAGCAAACGTTATGAGTGACAATAAACCAAAAATGGCAGTAAACCACCCACCAATTTGCCTTTGAGTTTTACTCTTTCCTCCTATGGCTACCCCATTCATCACTAAACCAACAATACCAAATATTAAATTAAACATCTGCAATGCTGACAATAAAAACAGATTGATACCATGAT
It contains:
- a CDS encoding LytR/AlgR family response regulator transcription factor, whose amino-acid sequence is METAVVVEDEVNVRIGIVSMIKDYCPDVDIVGEAGSVAEGFEKITQLNPDIVFLDINLPDGSGFDLLKKIVRDNLKVIFITAYGDHALKAIKYSAVDYLLKPLIPEELIEAVDKATKFVRHDKEFYELSSLSENQGQNAPNKIVIKTKTESYYLDIGSIVYCKADGNYAHIITTNQKPIMVAKTLKFYEEVLADHGFLRVHQSYLVNSKHIVGLQGNLLQLSNNESIEISRRKRGVILDLFK
- a CDS encoding tetratricopeptide repeat-containing sensor histidine kinase codes for the protein MFLLNLNIKSALKVVFIIVQLMWYNFSRAQDTNNDELVKRAQLFNELSTFQQNKNLSGINKVYLDLAASYQASDISDSAIFYYREVIDYPENPPYENQLEDKAMAHNYLGNLYRAKGEYTTAVDQFEKGIAIAVDNEFYKREGSLLNSMGGLYVEIGDYQKGVEYVELALDIFTTHFPERENDICLLLANIGNIYIEIGDYRKSISYLQKADEINLKINNDYYTALISSGLGLSYLKQQDYNKALTYLELALSNAKSSGDLQSELAVMANIGQLYLETDKFEMAEEMLDEAYQKSKEVDDKYLQKESLLLLISLYQETADFEKAFYYQKEYSSLKDSLVSKDLLIDIANAELKYENAQKEKTILELKVKNQKQQFDLNRNRYLIIIGFTLLALVIATFILIILRNRLKNTAKIHEFENKMFRLQIRPHFIFNVLGSIQGYMNLNQGKKASAYLSKFARLIRNILEQSRKDFISLDKEIQNLKYYLDLQQMRFEDRFEFEFALDEEVDDQITLIPPMLIQPIIENAVEHGFSNLDYKGKLIISFKEVGDDLIVEVLDNGKGYVDSKTKYDADSPKKSSISTQLIKEQLQFFSEKYKREFSIKFESYGAEPNNTGTKVSIKMPYLSQNA
- a CDS encoding TonB-dependent receptor translates to MNRFILFVFIFSISNSWSQELTQTIRGSLKDKQTFQPIIGAKVIVADVEPIIGAVTDLDGKFRIEDVPVGRHQIAVSFVGYEPIVLNNIDVGSKEVILNLEMVESVVMMNKVEVSANKEKGEHINKMATVSVRPFSIEESNRFAGSFNDVARMAQNFAGVQGADDSRNDIVIRGNSPTGVLYRMEGIDIPNPNHFARFGTTGGPVSMLNNNVLANSDFMTGAFPAEYGNAIAGVFDLKMRTGNNEKHEFMFQMGFNGAELMAEGPISRKTGASYLVNYRYSTLALFKLMGINFGSTALPNYQDASFKLNFPSKRGLTSVFGMGGLSSINILAEDADSSDLFALDYSNTYFNSQVGVVGGSHRQRIGDKSYINASVALQGNINKINNDTVDTDYQNPFLTYHSNSFIGKVASDVYYNYKINAKNAFKVGLHTDVWLLNLNDSVYVNTFDAFEVLRSYKGNTVLIQPYAQYMYRPTDKWTFNAGFHTQTLTLTNETVFEPRFGAAWDVSKKDRISVGYGLHSQMQPIEIYYKQLEVNGQTTYPTRDLKFTKSHHAVLGYQHRFKYGIRAKVEGYYQYLYDVPVTVEPTTFSMVNFGADFNTSLPDHLDNDGTATNYGVELTVEKFLDKGFYFLVTSSLYESKYVASNGLEYNSAFNGNFTFNALAGYEFRFKEGKRFKSSLTIDGKFTYNGGKRFTPVLVDESMLAGYEIRDWTMTNTERYPDFIKGNVRVGFKMVGKRVTNEWALDMTNITNRRNIFVQEFNAQTGLWQTTYQTGFLPIFQYRLYF